Proteins encoded within one genomic window of Triticum aestivum cultivar Chinese Spring chromosome 2D, IWGSC CS RefSeq v2.1, whole genome shotgun sequence:
- the LOC123053558 gene encoding protein FLOURY 1: MGGWNRISSAGGLLKPLAGVPFRSMPGAGAAYFIVGSALGVFAMLHASESEVGREWASAAHWAALSRSVRAHHVLVVMSLIFLAAKVWRLGKRCDEVEGLVGSAGATVQAVRVRGVVCTVCGSGTKARVLKNGSSAHTVERARSGSCSDKPVSRSLASELEQEADTEGEDIASEVNGAEEGNVERLRRRLVRERRLKEAALEELEKERRAAASAADEAMAKIACLRNEKALVEREAKQFREMVQQKQMYDRQVIESLQWMVNKFGMQSGEPEFSSERAVSETSEDDRDKRL, translated from the coding sequence ATGGGCGGCTGGAACCGCATCTCCAGTGCCGGTGGTCTGCTGAAGCCGCTCGCCGGCGTCCCTTTCCGCTCCAtgcccggcgccggcgccgcctaCTTCATCGTCGGCTCCGCGCTCGGGGTCTTCGCGATGCTGCACGCCTCCGAGTCCGAGGTCGGCCGCGAGTGGGCCTCCGCCGCGCACTGGGCCGCCCTGTCCCGCTCCGTGCGCGCGCACCACGTGCTCGTCGTAATGTCCCTGATCTTCCTTGCCGCCAAGGTCTGGCGCCTCGGCAAGCGCTGCGACGAGGTGGAGGGGCTCGTGGGGAGCGCGGGCGCCACGGTGCAAGCGGTGCGCGTCAGAGGCGTTGTCTGCACCGTGTGTGGGAGTGGGACGAAGGCACGGGTTCTCAAGAACGGCAGCTCGGCCCACACCGTGGAGCGCGCCCGCTCTGGCAGCTGCTCCGACAAGCCTGTTTCGCGGTCGCTGGCTTCTGAGCTGgagcaggaggccgacacggagggCGAGGACATCGCGAGCGAGGTGAACGGCGCGGAAGAGGGCAACGTGGAGCGGCTCAGGCGGCGGCTCGTGCGGGAGAGGAGGCTGAAGGAGGCCGCGCTAGAGGAGCTGGAGAAGGAGAGGCGCGCGGCGGCCTCTGCAGCTGACGAGGCCATGGCCAAGATCGCGTGCCTGCGGAACGAGAAGGCGCTGGTGGAGCGCGAGGCCAAGCAGTTCCGGGAGATGGTGCAGCAGAAGCAGATGTACGACCGGCAGGTGATCGAGTCTCTTCAGTGGATGGTCAATAAGTTTGGCATGCAATCCGGGGAGCCTGAGTTTTCATCCGAGCGAGCCGTGTCAGAGACAAGCGAGGACGACCGAGACAAGCGGCTGTAG